The genomic stretch CTCGGCAAGCGCTTGCCAGGCGACCTCATTGAAGCCGGATTGAACGAAGGCGCGGGAGGTGGAGCTATGGGGAATGTTCGAGATAGCAATGCTCGATGGCGTGTTTGCGCGCCTGACGCGACGAACGGACGTGTGTGCATCGGCGAGCATTTGAGATCAGGTGCACGTTGCGAGCCGTGGCGACCGACGGTCTGCTGCATCGATCGGTTGTTGTCGCGCAGCGTGGCAGCACAGATCCGATACCGTCTGCGATGATCGAGACGACCGGAGTGAAGTGACGCATGGTGATTGTCGTGCGTGCCGTCATGACGTGGCTCACGATGTATCGCACCAGAACGGTGACGTGCGAGGGCTGAAGCCGTGCGGCACGCGTCCGATGATGCGCATCACGCCGCCACAATCGGGACAGGCAGCGGCCTCGGACGGCGTCTGAGCGTCCGAACTCACCGGCGGCGGCTCGACGTTCTTTGGCGCTGTTCGCTCATGATCGAGAAGAAGCAAAGGGCGAGCTTGGCGGCGCGATGGCGGTCGGCCATAAAGCCGAAGTGGCGGATGCGGTGGAAGCCGTCGGGCAGCGTGTCAAGAAGGAAGCGGCGAATGAACTCGTCGGGCTTGAGCTTCAGGATTTTTGTCGCGCCGTCCTGGCGGTAATCCTTCCATGAGAAGGCGACATGATCGTCGTCGAGGGCGACGAGCCGGCTGTTGGCGATCGCGACCCGATGGGTGTAGCGGCCGAGATAGGCCAGGACCTGGGCAGGCCCGCCGAACGCCTTCTTGGCGTAGACGACCCAATTGATGCGCCGCGCCGCAGCGATGCGGGCGGTGAAGGCAGCGGGCTCGGCCGGGGAGGCGAGATCGCCGTAGAAGTTCGGGGCTCCAGCGCCGACGGCAGCTGTCAAGCGCTCAAGGAATCGGCGTCTGAACAGCTGGGCGAGTGGTTTGACGGCCAGGAAAAAGTTCGGTCGGCCAGCGATCCAGCGCGTGCCGTCAGGCAAGAGACCGCCGCCTGGCACGACGCAGTGCACGTGGGGATGATGCGTCAGCGCCTGCCCCCAGGTGTGCAGGAAGGCGACGCCGTCAATCTCGGCGCCGAGCCGACGCGGATTGGCGGCGAGCGTGATCATTGCCTCGGTGGCGGCTTTGAACAGGATCGCATAAACGATGGCCTTGTTCTGAAAGGCGATCGCGGCGATCGGCGCCGGCAGCGTGAAGACGACGTGGAAATAGGGAACCGGCAGCAGGTCGGCTTCGCGCGCGGCGAGCCACGCGGCTCGAGCTGTCCCCTGACAATTCGGACAATGACGATTCCCGCAGGAATTATAAGCGATCCGCGTCATGCCGCAGTCGTTGCAGGCCTCGACGTGGCCGCCGAGCGCCTCGGTTCGGCACGCAACAATCGCGCTCATCACCCGCTGCTCGATGCGACCGAGATGACCGGCGTGGTAACGACGATAGGCTTCGCCATGCTGGCACAGCACATTGGCGATCTCGATGGCGGGTCTGTGCGGGCGGACGTCGGGGCGAGCCATAACCCGCATCCCGACGCGCGGTCATCCACATGGCGTCACCCTCCAGCGACAGGCGGTCGAGCGGGCTCTGCGTCGCCCGGATCGTATGGGTGGCGACCTGCACCGCCGAGCGGCAGGCGGCGTGCAACACGGTCGGATCGATCGGGTGATCTTCGTCACGCCCAGGGAACAGATAAAGCCGTGGCCAGGCGAGCCGCCAGTAGGTGCGCAAGATGCCAAGCAGTTGGGGCGATAGCATCACGTTGCGATCCTTCGCGCCTTTGCCGTGGCGCGCCTGGATGACGCCACGGGCGCTGTCGATGTCCTCGATCCGCAATCCAGCGACCCTCGGAGGCCCTGAGCCCGGCCGCATAGGCGGTGGTGAGCGCGGCTCTTCAGGCTCGATACCGCCTCGAGGAACTGCACCACTTCGTCGGCGCTCAGTACGACCGGTAGCTTGCGGGGTTCTCGCGCATAGGGAATGCGCTCCGGGATGAGCATCTCGCCGAGCGTAACGCCGTAGAAAAACCGTAGCGCGCAGACGATCTGGTTCGGCGCCGGCCATGAGATGCCGGTCGAGATCAGATGCACCTGGAAGGCGCGGACGTCTTCCAGCTCTAACCGGTCAGGCGATCGGCCGAAATAGCGGCTGAACTTCGAAACCGCACTGATGTAGGATCGCTGTGTCGCCGGCGATAAATTGCGGACCGTCATGTCCTCGATCATGCGACGGCGCAAAGGGCTTATCGTGGCCATCTGGGAAACCTCCTGTCTGGGGGGCTACAACACCCACATCCTCTCAGGCAGGAGGCCCTTCACGTGACCTCGTCGTTCACGCCGCGTTAGCGGCTTCGTTCAATCCCAAATCGAATCGACCTAAAGACAACTCGCTTTAGAGCTGCATCTCGGCGCTTCTGAGCGACGCGATGGCATCCCGCACCTCCGGGGAAAGTCCCGCGCCGCCGGCGTCGAAATGCGCGAGAATGGCGGAGCGCATCCGCGGGTCCCAGAACTTCCAGATGTGTTCGGCAATGCCCGGCACCGCTTTGTCGTGGCCCCGGCTCTGGAAGAATTTGCCGATTTGATTGGCCATATAGATCAGCCGGTCAGGCGACATAAACAGCGGCTCCCAAAGCAGCAACTCCGGCCACAATTCGCTCGGGATGCGTGAAAACCTCGAAACCGTCGGCACGCGCAATGGCAGCGAGTGTAATGCCTGCTGCATCCGCCATCCGTACCGCAAGCGCGGTTGGCGCGGAGACGGCGACGATCAGCGGTACGCCCATCGCCGCCGACTTCTGCACCATCTCGACCGAGACCCGGCTGGTCAACAACACCATGCCCTCGCTTGCGAAAACCCCGCCCTGCCCCAGCGCGCCGGCCAGCTTGTCGAGCGCGTTGTGGCGGCCGACATCCTCGCGTAGCGCAACGATGCCAAGCGCCGGCGTCCAGAACGCGGCGGCATGCACCGCGCGGGTTTCGATATTAATCTGTTGCAGCGACGGGACGCTCTGCATCGCCGCCGTGATCTGTTGCGGCGAAAATGACGAGCCTTGCGGAACGATGGCGGCCGGACGAACCGCTTCGGCGATTGAATCGATGCCGCATATTCCGCAGCCGGTCGGTCCGGCAATATGCCGCCGCCGCACGTTCACGAGCTCCGCCTTGGATTGGGCGAGCCACATCCGCAGCTCGATGCCGTCGTCGAGATGCACGATGTCCAGCGAACGGATATCGTCAGGGGATTGGACGACACCTTCGCTGAGGCTGAATCCAACGGCAAAATCCGTAAGGTGCAGCGGGGTGCCCATCATCACAGCATAGGTTCCGCCGTTATAGGTCAGCGCCAGCGCGGTTTCTTCCGGGATCAGGCGCGGGCCTTCACTCCGGCAGCCGTCGCGCCAGACCTGGCGGCGGGCCTTGCGGACGGGATCGTGCATCGTCATTCCGCGGCTTCCACGACCGGCGCGATGCGCCGGGAATGGCGGGCCTGCTCGTCATAGGTCTTCTGCCAATCGGACGGACCGTTCGACGGCGATATCTGGACCGCTGTGACCTTGTATTCCGGGCAATTGGTTGCCCAATCGGAATACTCCGTGGTGATGACGTTGGCCTGCGTGTCAGGATGATGGAACGTGGTGTAGACCACGCCCGGCGCGACCCGCTCGGTAAGCAGTGCGCGCAATGTGGTTTCGCCGGCGCGGCTTGCGAGCGTTACCCAGTCGCCATCACGGACGCCGCGCTGCTCGGCATCGTGGGGGTGCATCTCGAGCCGGTCTTCCTCGTGCCAGATGATATTATCGGTGCGCCGCGTCTGTGCACCGACATTATACTGGCTGAGGATGCGGCCGGTGGTCAGCAGCAATGGGTAGCGCGGACCAGTGCGCTCGTCGGTAGCGACATATTCGGTGATGACGAATTTGCCCTTGCCGCGCACGAAGCCGTCGATATGCATCACCGGCGTTCCCTCGGGCGCCTTCTCGTTGCAGGGCCATTGCACCGAGCCGAGTTCGTCGAGCTTGGCGTAAGACACGCCGGAGAAAGTCGGCGTCAGCGCCGCGATCTCGTCCATGATATCGGAGGGGTGATCGTAGGGCATCTCAAAGCCCATCGCCCTGGCAAGGCGGATCGTCACCTCCCAGTCGGCCAACCCGTTGCGCGGCGTCATGACTTTTCGTACACGTTGAATACGGCGTTCGGCATTGGTGAAGGTGCCGTCCTTCTCGAGGAAGGTCGATCCGGGCAGGTAGACGTGGGCGTAGTTCGCGGTCTCGTTGAGGAAGAGATCGTGGACGATGACACATTCCATCGCCGACAGCGCCGCAACAACGTGCTTTGTGTTGGGATCGGACTGCAGGATGTCCTCGCCCTGCACGTAGAGGCCCATGAAGGTGCCCTCGATCGCGGCGTCGAACATGTTGGGAATCCGCAGGCCCGGCTCCTTGTTGAGCTTGACGTTCCACAGCGATTCGAATTGTTCGCGTACTGCGTCGCCCGAGATGTGGCGATAGCCCGGCAATTCATGCGGGAATGAACCCATGTCGCAGGAACCTTGCACGTTGTTCTGGCCGCGCAGCGGGTTCACGCCAACACCGGGCCGGCCGATATTGCCGGTCGCCATTGCGAGATTGGCGATCGCGATCACCGTGGTCGAGCCCTGGCTGTGTTCGGTGACGCCGAGCCCGTAATAGATCGCGCCGTTGCCGCCGGTCGCGAACAGCCGCGCCGCGGCGCGCAACTGCTTCGGGTCGACGCCGGTCGCGATCGCAGTGGCTTCCGGGCTGTTCTTCGGTTGTGCGACAAATGTTGCCCAGTCCTCGAACTCGCTCCAGTCGCAGCGTTCGCGCACAAAGGCTTCATCGACGAAGCCTTCGGTGACGATCACATGCGCCATAGCGGTCAGCACGGCAACGTTGGTGCCGGGAAGCAGCGGCAGATGATGCTGCGCCTCGACATGGGCGGAGCGGACGATATCGGTGCGGCGCGGGTCGATCACGATCAGCCTGGCGCCCGCCCGCAGACGCTTTTTCATCCGGGAGGCAAACACCGGATGTGCGTCGGTCGGATTGGCGCCGATGTTCATGACCACGTCGGTATGCTCGACCGAGTCGAAATCCTGGGTGCCGGCCGAGGTGCCGAACGTGGTGGCAAGCCCATAGCCGGTCGGCGAATGGCAGACGCGGGCGCAGGTATCGACGTTGTTGTTGCCGAAGCCGGCGCGGATCAGCTTCTGCACCAGATAGGTCTCTTCGTTGGTGCAGCGTGACGAGGTGATGCCGCCGACGGAATCGCGGCCGTATTTGGCCTGGATCCGCTTGAACTCGGAAGCTGCATAAGCGAACGCCTCGTCCCACGACACCTCGCGCCAGGGATCGCTGATCTTCGCGCGGATCATCGGACGGAGGATGCGCTCCTTGTGGGTGGTGTACCCCCAGGCAAAGCGGCCCTTGACGCAGGAATGGCCGCGGTTGGCCTTGCCGTCCTTGTACGGCACCATGCGGACGACTTCCTCGCCGCGCATTTCCGCCTTGAAGGCGCATCCGACGCCACAGTAGGCGCAGGTCGTCACCACCGAATGCTCGGGCTGGCCGATCTCGATCACGGATTTTTCCGTCAGCGTCGCGGTCGGGCAGGCCTGTACGCAGGCGCCGCAGGACACGCATTCGGAACCGAGGAAACTCTCACTCATGCCCGCAGAAACCCGGCTGTCAAAACCACGCCCGGAAATGGTCAGCGCGAAGGTGCCTTGCACTTCCTCGCAAGCGCGGACGCAGCGCGAGCAGACGATGCATTTCGAGGGGTCGTAGGTGAAATAGGGATTCGAGTCGTCCTTCGGCATCCAGGCTGCGTTGGCTTCGCCTCGATTGCTTTCACCTTGGGACTTGGCGAACACGTGGTTGTCGCCCTCATAGCCGTAGCGCACGTCGCGCAGGCCCACCGCGCCGGCCATGTCCTGCAATTCGCAGTCGCCATTTGCTGCGCAGGTCAGACAGTCGAGCGGATGGTCGGAGATG from Bradyrhizobium sp. Ash2021 encodes the following:
- a CDS encoding formate dehydrogenase subunit delta; the protein is MSPDRLIYMANQIGKFFQSRGHDKAVPGIAEHIWKFWDPRMRSAILAHFDAGGAGLSPEVRDAIASLRSAEMQL
- the fdhD gene encoding formate dehydrogenase accessory sulfurtransferase FdhD, whose translation is MHDPVRKARRQVWRDGCRSEGPRLIPEETALALTYNGGTYAVMMGTPLHLTDFAVGFSLSEGVVQSPDDIRSLDIVHLDDGIELRMWLAQSKAELVNVRRRHIAGPTGCGICGIDSIAEAVRPAAIVPQGSSFSPQQITAAMQSVPSLQQINIETRAVHAAAFWTPALGIVALREDVGRHNALDKLAGALGQGGVFASEGMVLLTSRVSVEMVQKSAAMGVPLIVAVSAPTALAVRMADAAGITLAAIARADGFEVFTHPERIVAGVAALGAAVYVA
- the fdhF gene encoding formate dehydrogenase subunit alpha, giving the protein MSLIQETDFGTPRSRSEAMVTLTIDGQSVTVPEGTSIMRAAMEAGTQIPKLCATDMVDAFGSCRLCLIEIEGRAGTPASCTTPVLPGLVVHTQSERLKKLRKGVMELYISDHPLDCLTCAANGDCELQDMAGAVGLRDVRYGYEGDNHVFAKSQGESNRGEANAAWMPKDDSNPYFTYDPSKCIVCSRCVRACEEVQGTFALTISGRGFDSRVSAGMSESFLGSECVSCGACVQACPTATLTEKSVIEIGQPEHSVVTTCAYCGVGCAFKAEMRGEEVVRMVPYKDGKANRGHSCVKGRFAWGYTTHKERILRPMIRAKISDPWREVSWDEAFAYAASEFKRIQAKYGRDSVGGITSSRCTNEETYLVQKLIRAGFGNNNVDTCARVCHSPTGYGLATTFGTSAGTQDFDSVEHTDVVMNIGANPTDAHPVFASRMKKRLRAGARLIVIDPRRTDIVRSAHVEAQHHLPLLPGTNVAVLTAMAHVIVTEGFVDEAFVRERCDWSEFEDWATFVAQPKNSPEATAIATGVDPKQLRAAARLFATGGNGAIYYGLGVTEHSQGSTTVIAIANLAMATGNIGRPGVGVNPLRGQNNVQGSCDMGSFPHELPGYRHISGDAVREQFESLWNVKLNKEPGLRIPNMFDAAIEGTFMGLYVQGEDILQSDPNTKHVVAALSAMECVIVHDLFLNETANYAHVYLPGSTFLEKDGTFTNAERRIQRVRKVMTPRNGLADWEVTIRLARAMGFEMPYDHPSDIMDEIAALTPTFSGVSYAKLDELGSVQWPCNEKAPEGTPVMHIDGFVRGKGKFVITEYVATDERTGPRYPLLLTTGRILSQYNVGAQTRRTDNIIWHEEDRLEMHPHDAEQRGVRDGDWVTLASRAGETTLRALLTERVAPGVVYTTFHHPDTQANVITTEYSDWATNCPEYKVTAVQISPSNGPSDWQKTYDEQARHSRRIAPVVEAAE